One window of the Cydia amplana chromosome 26, ilCydAmpl1.1, whole genome shotgun sequence genome contains the following:
- the LOC134660167 gene encoding tubulin beta chain-like: MREIVHVQAGQCGNQIGSKFWEIISDEHGVGPDGIYHGENQMQLERIDVYYNEASGGKYVPRAVLVDLEPGTMDSVRSGPYGELFRPDNFVFGQSGAGNNWAKGHYTEGAELVDAVMDVVRKESENCDCLQGFQLTHSLGGGTGSGMGTLLLSKIREEYPDRIMSTFSVVPSPKVSEVVLEPYNATLSVHQLVENTDMTFCIDNEALYNICFRTLRLTSPSYGDLNHLISLTMSGITTCLRFPGQLNADLRKLAVNMVPFPRLHFFMPGFAPLTARNSFDYRAQNVAELMTQMFNPGNMMTACDPRHGRYLTVATMFRGRMSMREVDNQIMAIQNKNSSYFVEWIPNNLKVSVCDVPPRGLKMSATFVGNSTAIQEIFKRISEQFTAMFRRKAFLHWYTGEGMDEMEFTEAESNMNDLISEYQQYQEAPVDDEDAEFDEEEEIEQDYPQERDREAAHAAL; encoded by the exons ATGCGTGAAATAGTGCATGTACAGGCTGGGCAGTGTGGAAACCAGATAGGATCTAAG TTCTGGGAGATAATTTCCGACGAGCACGGAGTGGGCCCCGATGGCATCTATCATGGCGAGAATCAGATGCAGCTTGAAAGGATCGACGTCTACTACAACGAGGCTTCAGGCG GTAAATACGTGCCGCGAGCCGTGTTGGTCGAcctcgaacccgggaccatggACTCCGTGAGGTCCGGACCCTACGGGGAGCTCTTCAGGCCGGACAACTTCGTGTTCGGGCAGAGCGGCGCTG GCAACAACTGGGCTAAGGGCCACTACACAGAGGGCGCTGAGCTCGTCGACGCAGTCATGGACGTCGTGCGAAAGGAGTCAGAGAACTGCGATTGCCTTCAAG GTTTCCAGCTGACTCACTCTCTGGGCGGTGGCACGGGGTCCGGTATGGGCACGCTGCTGCTGAGCAAGATCCGAGAGGAGTACCCCGACAGGATCATGAGCACATTCAGCGTCGTGCCTTCGCCTAAA GTGAGCGAAGTGGTGCTAGAGCCTTACAACGCGACGCTCTCCGTACACCAACTGGTCGAGAACACAGACATGACCTTCTGTATCGACAACGAGGCTCTCTACAACATCTGCTTCAGAACACTCCGACTCACCAGCCCCAGCTACGGTGACCTGAACCATCTCATCTCG TTGACTATGTCCGGGATAACGACGTGCCTCCGTTTCCCGGGGCAGCTGAACGCGGACCTTCGCAAGCTAGCCGTCAACATGGTGCCGTTCCCCAGGCTGCACTTTTTCATGCCCG GTTTCGCGCCGCTCACAGCCAGGAATTCCTTTGACTACCGCGCTCAAAACGTGGCCGAACTCATGACCCAA ATGTTCAACCCGGGCAACATGATGACGGCGTGCGACCCGCGGCACGGGCGGTACCTCACCGTGGCCACCATGTTCCGGGGCCGCATGAGCATGCGCGAGGTGGACAACCAGATAATGGCCATACAGAATAAGAACTCCAG CTACTTCGTGGAATGGATCCCGAACAACCTGAAGGTGTCTGTGTGCGACGTGCCGCCCCGAGGCCTCAAGATGTCCGCAACCTTCGTGGGCAACTCCACCGCCATCCAGGAGATATTCAAACGCATATCGGAGCAGTTCACCGCCATGTTTAGACGCAAG GCTTTCCTCCACTGGTATACGGGAGAAGGAATGGACGAGATGGAGTTCACAGAAGCCGAAAGCAACATGAACGACCTCATCTCCGAGTACCAGCAGTACCAG GAGGCTCCCGTGGACGACGAGGACGCCGAATTTGACGAGGAGGAAGAGATAGAGCAAGACTACCCGCAGGAAAGAGACAGAGAGGCTGCCCATGCCGCTCTCTAA
- the LOC134659929 gene encoding transmembrane protein 267 → MKYAKIVLTLLLCSSTYIGDYIVFKSKYSPSQVFRAFSDSAVHATIGFLSSLVFFSHETSVTGHAKLINVIFCTFISSFIDIDHVMVARSLHWKDLTTLKQRGIFHCTTFWLLITIPLLIYSHIYKKLNIYILTWMLILAYSSHHIRDANRRGLWVYPFGHTSPLTKYMYVCLTVVLPHLFGLLSRHWRPMLLKDTTVEYMLV, encoded by the exons ATGAAATATGCGAAAATCGTCCTAACCTTACTATTATGTTCTTCGACATACATAGGAGACTATATAGTGTTCAAATCAAAGTACTCTCCTTCGCAAGTGTTTAGGGCATTTTCAGACAGTGCTGTCCATGCTACCATAGGATTCCTGTCTTCGTTGGTGTTCTTTAGCCATGAGACAAGTGTCACGGGCCACGCAAAGCTGATCAACGTTATATTTTGTACATTTATATCCAGTTTTATAGACATAGATCATGTGATGGTGGCCCGATCTTTACATTGGAAG GATCTCACCACCCTCAAGCAGCGAGGCATATTCCACTGCACCACCTTCTGGCTCCTCATCACAATACCTCTCCTAATCTACAGCCACATATATAAAAAACTAAACATATACATCTTAACCTGGATGCTAATACTAGCTTACTCAAGCCACCACATACGAGACGCAAACCGGAGGGGACTCTGGGTTTATCCGTTCGGACATACATCTCCGCTGACTAAGTATATGTATGTGTGTTTAACGGTGGTGTTGCCGCATCTATTTGGGTTGCTGAGTAGGCATTGGAGGCCTATGTTACTGAAGGATACTACTGTGGAATATATGCTGGTGTAA